One stretch of Roseiconus lacunae DNA includes these proteins:
- a CDS encoding RNA polymerase sigma factor: protein MSLSEIDRILLQRCIDGAPRAWQDFVERFLGLVIHVANHTAQSRGIELDDSVRDDLIAEVFLVLLANDRGVLRRFRRNSSLATYLTVVARRVIARRLSDLVQRNMVAVQESDLQADSQATRIEDREEVERLMQRLDPQESNIVRMYHLEGKSYHEISQVVGLSENSIGPLLSRARQKMREGA from the coding sequence GTGAGTCTTTCAGAGATTGATCGAATACTGCTCCAGCGTTGCATCGATGGAGCCCCGCGCGCCTGGCAAGATTTTGTTGAGCGATTCCTCGGCTTGGTGATTCACGTCGCCAACCACACGGCACAGTCGCGAGGGATCGAGCTTGACGATTCTGTCCGCGACGACCTGATCGCCGAGGTTTTTTTGGTCCTGTTAGCGAACGACCGCGGGGTCCTGCGACGGTTCCGCCGGAATAGTTCACTAGCGACCTACCTGACGGTTGTCGCTCGTCGGGTCATTGCCCGGCGTCTGTCCGATCTTGTCCAGCGAAACATGGTCGCCGTTCAAGAATCAGATCTGCAAGCTGATTCTCAAGCGACGCGGATCGAAGATCGCGAGGAAGTCGAACGCCTAATGCAACGATTGGATCCGCAGGAATCGAACATCGTGCGGATGTACCATCTCGAAGGCAAGTCCTACCATGAGATCAGCCAAGTCGTCGGCCTATCGGAAAATTCGATCGGACCACTGCTCAGTCGAGCCCGGCAAAAGATGCGCGAAGGCGCGTAG
- a CDS encoding Gfo/Idh/MocA family protein, with product MAIKQSASSKDSSPFARRSFIKDGGLIIAGGAIAGGISSQTSAHADDHLEADAKPIRIGFLGCGRRAKELANSALGLSGFNLQVAVLADRFGSQTQSMYRMLKGRHAALIADDCIRANGQDCQRQLLAADVDVVYLATPPVGRADAIAKLVDAGKHLFIEKPLSGDLADIVALNPVAQRARQRSLTVHVGFQRRYDRRFIQSIEQLRQGLIGDPVFAKAYCNGGPLRKRSPQSGDAIEDYRVKNWNHFLAEGGDFLVEQHVAGLDLIHHALGKMPLAAQGQGGWSEVRAAMEGPQTEVFDHQTVEYDFGDVTLLSQCRRVARGWNALGESIHGTKGTLDLSNGQAFDREGNLIWKTDCPANPKACTDSQQRAFFTSIRDGLAENQIESAAQSTLIAILGQQATLTKRRVRLDKMLSQAITELAQA from the coding sequence ATGGCAATTAAACAATCGGCATCGTCGAAAGATTCATCGCCGTTTGCTCGGCGCAGCTTTATCAAAGACGGTGGCTTGATCATTGCCGGCGGTGCCATTGCCGGGGGAATCAGTTCCCAGACGAGCGCCCACGCCGACGATCACCTGGAAGCAGACGCGAAGCCCATTCGTATAGGCTTTCTTGGCTGCGGGCGACGAGCGAAGGAACTCGCCAATTCAGCCCTGGGATTGAGCGGTTTCAATCTTCAAGTCGCCGTGCTTGCTGACCGCTTTGGGTCACAAACCCAATCGATGTATCGAATGCTTAAAGGTCGCCACGCAGCGTTAATCGCCGACGATTGCATTCGTGCCAACGGTCAAGACTGCCAACGCCAACTTCTCGCGGCGGACGTAGACGTGGTCTATCTGGCAACGCCTCCGGTCGGCCGTGCCGATGCAATCGCGAAACTGGTCGACGCCGGCAAACATCTCTTTATCGAGAAGCCGCTATCGGGTGACCTTGCCGATATCGTTGCACTCAATCCCGTCGCCCAACGGGCACGACAGCGTTCACTCACCGTCCACGTGGGGTTCCAGCGTCGGTACGATCGCCGCTTCATCCAATCGATCGAACAACTTAGGCAAGGCCTGATTGGCGATCCGGTGTTTGCAAAAGCGTACTGCAATGGTGGACCGCTGCGGAAACGCTCACCTCAATCCGGTGACGCAATCGAGGACTACCGGGTCAAGAATTGGAACCATTTTCTCGCCGAAGGTGGTGATTTCTTAGTCGAGCAGCATGTCGCAGGGCTGGACCTGATTCACCATGCACTCGGGAAAATGCCACTCGCCGCACAAGGCCAAGGTGGCTGGTCAGAAGTTCGTGCCGCGATGGAAGGCCCACAGACCGAAGTCTTTGATCATCAAACCGTCGAGTATGACTTCGGCGACGTCACTCTACTATCGCAGTGCCGCCGGGTCGCGCGGGGTTGGAACGCACTGGGTGAGTCGATTCACGGCACCAAGGGAACGCTGGACCTCTCAAACGGACAAGCCTTTGATCGCGAAGGCAATCTCATTTGGAAAACCGATTGTCCCGCTAACCCTAAAGCTTGCACCGACTCACAGCAGCGAGCTTTTTTCACATCGATTCGAGACGGACTGGCGGAGAATCAAATCGAGTCTGCAGCCCAGAGCACGCTGATTGCAATTCTGGGACAACAAGCGACGCTGACAAAACGCCGAGTACGGCTGGACAAGATGCTCTCGCAGGCGATCACGGAACTCGCCCAAGCGTGA
- a CDS encoding DUF1553 domain-containing protein, whose protein sequence is MSLRIPLICSIAWCHFFGFVFGCSQLNAEDRTVDFRNQILAHLTRHGCNAGACHGAALGRGGFKLSLYGSDPPADYDAIVRQVGGRRINLAEPTLSLLLLKATESVEHTGGLRFDDQSESARSIRDWIATGASYRSSRTFDRVEVSPHRSVVRDETQQTQIKAVAHFTDGSTADVTNLTVLAAEDPSAVSIDEDGRATVHRAGRHVVVARYLNEVVPIELLRPFDQPFKDSADTNDEHFIDREINAMLATLRLNGEPPSDRWALRRRLSLNLVGRLPDFVELPIGCDDLTGTDRDAVAAYVDALMQTDAFADYWTFQLASLLRVRQHNDDRQAIETYHRWLRQQVADGFDYREFATALIGALGDSRDVGPANFYRTANGPRPMTEFVSEVFLASRLRCANCHDHPLDHWTQDDYHGIAAIFAKVSGGRQIGLNPRGNVTHPGTLLPAAMRLPNGESLSDRGAADGNSSDPRRQFARWLTSPENPYFANAIVNRLWKHMMGRGLVEPVDDFRATNPATHPQLLRVLAADFVSHGYDLRRTLKQIAISTTFARSGRKSGTRSDTQFYSHRLSTPMSPEVLADAISDVVGVSEPFGQVAVGTRAIKLIDPETSSTTLDVLGRCDRKSSCEAEVQTGKSLAQKLHLLNGPLLNSRLFAKGSRLDTSFNVYAADPIVDDLEIVDQFYRVALSRPMTSREQTYWKQQRHSLEDAAARKAWLEDFVWSLLNSEEFHSIR, encoded by the coding sequence ATGTCGCTTCGCATCCCTTTGATCTGCTCGATCGCTTGGTGTCACTTCTTTGGGTTCGTTTTCGGTTGTTCGCAGTTAAATGCGGAGGATCGAACGGTTGACTTTCGGAACCAGATCCTCGCTCACTTAACCCGACATGGTTGTAACGCGGGGGCCTGCCATGGAGCTGCCTTGGGGCGTGGCGGGTTCAAGTTGTCGTTGTACGGAAGTGATCCCCCGGCTGATTATGATGCGATTGTCCGCCAAGTCGGTGGCCGCCGAATTAATCTTGCCGAACCTACGCTCAGCTTGCTGTTGCTGAAAGCGACCGAATCGGTGGAGCACACGGGTGGGTTACGATTTGACGACCAAAGTGAATCTGCTCGCTCGATTCGAGACTGGATCGCGACGGGCGCGAGTTACCGATCGAGTCGAACATTCGACCGTGTCGAAGTGAGTCCGCATCGATCGGTGGTCCGCGACGAGACACAGCAAACGCAAATCAAAGCTGTCGCGCACTTCACGGACGGTAGCACGGCCGACGTTACAAATTTGACCGTGCTCGCGGCGGAGGATCCATCGGCGGTATCGATCGATGAAGACGGGCGCGCGACGGTCCATCGTGCCGGCCGGCATGTTGTCGTAGCGCGGTACTTGAACGAGGTCGTTCCGATCGAATTGTTGCGTCCGTTTGATCAACCGTTCAAGGACTCAGCGGACACAAACGACGAGCACTTTATCGATCGCGAGATCAATGCGATGCTTGCGACGTTGCGTTTAAACGGTGAACCACCATCAGACCGTTGGGCACTACGTCGCCGCTTGAGTTTGAATTTGGTCGGACGCCTTCCCGATTTTGTTGAATTGCCAATTGGTTGTGACGATCTGACGGGCACTGATCGTGATGCGGTGGCGGCATACGTCGATGCATTGATGCAGACAGACGCGTTCGCAGATTACTGGACATTTCAACTGGCATCGTTGCTGCGAGTTCGTCAACACAATGACGATCGGCAGGCGATCGAAACCTATCATCGCTGGTTGCGGCAGCAGGTCGCTGATGGTTTTGATTACCGTGAATTCGCGACCGCTCTGATCGGCGCGCTGGGCGACTCACGAGACGTCGGTCCGGCAAATTTCTATCGAACCGCGAATGGCCCTCGTCCGATGACGGAGTTCGTTAGCGAAGTTTTTTTAGCGAGCAGGCTTCGTTGTGCCAATTGCCACGACCATCCACTCGATCACTGGACTCAGGATGATTATCACGGGATCGCAGCGATTTTTGCAAAGGTCAGTGGAGGTCGTCAGATCGGACTCAATCCACGCGGGAACGTCACTCACCCAGGCACCTTACTACCCGCGGCGATGCGTTTGCCAAACGGCGAATCGCTTTCCGATCGTGGCGCGGCTGACGGAAACTCAAGCGACCCCCGGCGTCAGTTTGCCCGATGGTTGACCTCTCCTGAGAATCCTTACTTTGCCAACGCGATCGTCAATCGGCTTTGGAAACACATGATGGGGCGGGGATTGGTGGAGCCGGTTGACGATTTTCGTGCGACCAATCCGGCAACCCATCCGCAATTGCTACGCGTGCTCGCCGCGGATTTTGTGTCTCATGGATACGACCTTCGTCGAACACTGAAACAGATTGCGATCAGTACGACTTTCGCTAGGAGCGGTCGAAAATCTGGAACGCGTTCCGATACGCAGTTCTATTCCCATCGTCTTTCGACGCCAATGTCGCCAGAAGTCCTTGCCGATGCGATTTCCGATGTCGTTGGTGTGTCCGAACCCTTTGGGCAGGTAGCCGTGGGGACGCGCGCGATTAAGTTGATCGACCCTGAGACAAGTTCAACCACACTCGATGTGCTGGGGCGTTGTGATCGAAAGAGTAGTTGCGAAGCAGAAGTTCAAACCGGAAAAAGTCTCGCGCAAAAACTGCATCTGCTCAATGGTCCGCTTCTCAATTCGAGGCTATTTGCAAAGGGAAGTCGTCTTGACACCTCGTTCAACGTTTACGCTGCGGACCCAATCGTTGATGATCTGGAGATCGTGGATCAGTTTTACCGCGTGGCCC
- a CDS encoding diguanylate cyclase domain-containing protein, whose product MTHPNSLPTNGPTSLDPSVGGVQSSIAPSQYSSASPDIGGMLANLQFAAQAVSGEAGADTGQNEQTVVENRLAAVRLGVATSLYYALRAKHAATAAHGLRVALFCSSWSEAMGLESDHRDRIEVAALLHDVGKIGVPDRILRKPGKLTVDEQLAMDTCPTQSCQILRGCTGDLDLLDIVRYGGVWFDSRRDDEAPRGDALPLGARMLSIADAFDAMTTEQVYRPAMSRDGAIAELVRGSGTQFDPTLVNDFSRLLESKPEILQGTMVHRWLQQLRPEDSRDYWTGATSFSPDRPRKARGETVRRETLFNTQLHKSLKDGVAYTDSEGSIEIWNAAMERMTGLTSDAMIGKQWSATALRMRDADRELDDQLICPLQECLDTGESVRRSMVIETPGSDPLSVHVEVAPVVGLKPGSIGTVIVIHDLSDRKNLEQRLSSLHRQTRLDPLTRVSNRAHFDETLEQMVEQTAKGGPTFSLLICDIDHFKRINDTYGHPAGDDALKVFANILKAHSRDGDLVARYGGEEFLLLAASCDNATGAKRAEVIRQALEQTAVESLDGECMTASFGVTEFQSGDSGETVLARADRALLKAKDNGRNRVIQLGLGKMSEVAAEPQRGGWFDWLTGNDESTSTVVDILMPVPIDLAIEKLRGFVSDHHAEIVNVAENQLSLKVTSRPTPGGRRRVDHKITFHVVLTLSAAQQDEMLSQNADQASFTKVHLEIKPIRNRDRRRRDLNDAAKELVASFRCYLMGELLPNRTS is encoded by the coding sequence ATGACGCACCCCAACAGCCTGCCGACCAACGGTCCAACTAGTCTCGATCCGTCTGTCGGAGGAGTTCAATCAAGCATTGCCCCCTCGCAGTACTCCTCGGCATCCCCTGACATTGGAGGAATGCTTGCAAACCTGCAATTTGCCGCACAAGCGGTCTCTGGCGAGGCCGGAGCTGACACGGGGCAGAATGAGCAAACGGTGGTTGAAAACCGTCTCGCTGCGGTGCGTCTTGGGGTCGCGACATCGCTGTATTACGCGCTGCGAGCGAAGCACGCCGCGACAGCCGCACATGGGTTGCGTGTCGCGTTATTTTGCAGCAGCTGGTCCGAGGCGATGGGGTTGGAATCGGATCATCGAGACCGGATCGAAGTTGCGGCGCTTCTTCATGACGTCGGCAAGATTGGCGTTCCCGATCGAATTCTTCGTAAGCCTGGAAAATTAACCGTCGATGAACAGCTTGCGATGGACACTTGCCCGACGCAGAGCTGTCAGATCTTGCGAGGTTGCACCGGAGATCTCGATTTGTTGGACATCGTCCGCTACGGCGGTGTGTGGTTCGACAGCCGTCGAGACGATGAGGCGCCCAGAGGCGATGCGTTACCGCTGGGTGCGCGAATGTTGTCCATCGCCGACGCGTTTGACGCGATGACGACCGAGCAGGTTTATCGTCCCGCGATGAGTCGAGACGGCGCGATCGCGGAATTGGTCCGTGGTAGTGGGACGCAATTTGATCCGACCTTGGTCAATGACTTTAGCCGCTTGCTGGAATCAAAGCCAGAAATCTTACAAGGCACAATGGTGCATCGATGGCTACAGCAACTGCGCCCCGAAGACTCGCGTGACTATTGGACCGGGGCGACTTCGTTCTCTCCTGATCGACCTCGCAAGGCTCGGGGCGAAACTGTCCGCCGAGAAACGTTGTTCAACACTCAGTTGCACAAGTCACTCAAAGACGGTGTTGCTTACACCGATAGTGAGGGATCGATCGAAATTTGGAACGCGGCGATGGAGCGGATGACCGGTTTGACATCGGACGCGATGATAGGAAAACAGTGGTCGGCCACGGCGCTTCGGATGCGCGACGCAGATCGTGAGCTGGATGACCAACTGATTTGCCCGCTTCAAGAATGCCTTGATACCGGTGAATCAGTTCGACGCAGCATGGTGATCGAAACACCAGGAAGTGATCCCCTATCGGTGCATGTCGAAGTCGCTCCGGTGGTCGGACTAAAGCCAGGATCGATCGGAACCGTGATCGTGATTCATGACCTTTCGGATCGGAAAAATCTTGAACAGCGACTTAGTTCGTTACACCGACAAACACGACTTGACCCATTGACACGTGTTTCGAACCGCGCGCACTTTGACGAAACACTGGAGCAAATGGTTGAGCAGACGGCGAAGGGAGGCCCGACGTTCTCGCTGTTGATTTGTGATATCGATCACTTTAAACGTATCAACGATACCTACGGCCACCCTGCCGGCGATGACGCACTAAAGGTATTTGCAAACATTTTGAAAGCCCATAGTCGTGACGGCGATTTGGTCGCTCGGTACGGAGGCGAAGAGTTTTTATTGTTGGCCGCCTCGTGTGACAACGCGACTGGCGCCAAACGCGCCGAAGTGATTCGTCAAGCGCTCGAACAAACCGCGGTCGAATCACTTGACGGCGAGTGCATGACGGCAAGCTTTGGAGTGACCGAATTCCAGTCTGGCGATAGCGGCGAAACCGTGCTCGCGCGTGCCGACCGCGCACTACTAAAAGCGAAGGACAACGGTCGCAACCGGGTGATCCAGTTGGGGCTTGGAAAAATGTCCGAAGTCGCCGCCGAACCTCAGCGGGGCGGTTGGTTTGATTGGCTGACCGGCAACGACGAAAGTACGTCCACGGTTGTCGATATCTTGATGCCTGTCCCGATCGATTTGGCGATCGAAAAACTGCGTGGTTTCGTTTCCGATCATCATGCCGAGATCGTCAATGTCGCCGAAAATCAGCTTTCGTTGAAAGTTACGTCGCGTCCGACGCCCGGTGGACGCCGCCGCGTCGATCATAAAATCACCTTTCATGTCGTGTTGACGCTCAGTGCCGCCCAGCAAGACGAGATGCTGTCGCAAAACGCTGACCAAGCGAGCTTCACGAAAGTCCATTTGGAAATCAAGCCGATCCGCAATCGTGACCGTCGCCGCCGCGACCTCAACGATGCCGCGAAGGAGCTGGTGGCTAGTTTCCGCTGCTATCTGATGGGCGAGCTTCTGCCAAACCGCACGTCTTGA
- the larC gene encoding nickel pincer cofactor biosynthesis protein LarC codes for MTKTAYFDCLSGISGDMTLAALIDLGASVERIEASLRSMGLPKLSITAEDVKKCGFRSKYVRIEHPPEKAHRHLHHIHDMIDGSAEIEPAAKDLAKRIFGHVAEAEAKVHGTTLRKVHFHEVGAIDSIADIVGVAIATTELGIASAMASAIPTGTGQITIDHGTVSIPAPATAEILRGVPIATCDIKRELTTPTGAAIIKELCSRFGPVPSMTIDAIGYGAGTMDLENQPNLLRILVGQTSAGQVSGNAATGTADSIEHDHVVVLETNLDDTTGEQIANCSNRLLKAGALDVTQTACTMKKGRSGILLSVIAAPDRLASMEELIFRHTSAIGVRRRLVERDILPRREISVETPLGRVAAKAVRLPGGDERIKVESDDAFRLSEETGTTYQEIRRMAEQSFFGG; via the coding sequence ATGACGAAAACGGCTTATTTTGACTGTCTGAGCGGGATCAGCGGAGACATGACGCTGGCCGCGTTGATCGATCTTGGTGCTTCGGTGGAACGGATCGAAGCGTCGCTACGATCGATGGGCTTGCCAAAACTCTCGATCACGGCCGAAGACGTGAAAAAGTGTGGTTTCCGCAGCAAATACGTCAGGATCGAGCATCCGCCCGAGAAAGCCCATCGACATCTGCACCACATCCACGACATGATCGACGGTTCCGCCGAGATCGAGCCGGCGGCCAAAGACCTCGCCAAGCGTATTTTTGGGCATGTCGCCGAGGCAGAAGCGAAGGTACACGGAACGACGCTGCGAAAAGTTCACTTCCACGAAGTCGGTGCGATCGATTCCATTGCCGACATTGTTGGAGTTGCGATCGCGACCACCGAACTCGGGATTGCCTCGGCAATGGCGTCGGCAATTCCTACCGGAACAGGGCAAATCACGATCGACCACGGAACCGTGTCGATCCCCGCCCCGGCGACCGCCGAAATTTTGCGAGGCGTCCCGATCGCGACCTGCGATATTAAACGCGAGCTGACCACCCCGACGGGTGCCGCGATCATCAAGGAACTGTGTTCTCGATTCGGCCCGGTTCCAAGTATGACAATCGATGCGATCGGCTACGGTGCGGGCACCATGGACCTGGAGAATCAGCCCAATTTGCTACGCATTCTTGTCGGGCAAACTTCTGCCGGGCAAGTATCCGGAAACGCGGCGACTGGGACGGCCGACTCGATCGAACACGACCATGTGGTGGTTTTGGAGACCAATCTTGACGATACGACCGGCGAACAGATCGCGAATTGCTCGAATCGGCTGCTCAAAGCTGGCGCCCTCGACGTCACCCAGACGGCCTGCACGATGAAGAAAGGTCGCAGCGGCATTTTGTTGTCGGTGATCGCCGCCCCCGATCGACTAGCATCGATGGAGGAGTTGATATTCCGCCACACATCGGCAATCGGCGTCCGCCGCCGACTGGTCGAACGAGACATTTTGCCACGCCGCGAGATCTCGGTCGAAACACCGCTCGGTCGGGTCGCCGCAAAGGCGGTGCGACTTCCGGGAGGCGATGAGCGAATTAAGGTTGAGTCAGACGATGCGTTTCGACTCTCCGAAGAAACGGGAACCACCTACCAAGAAATCCGTCGAATGGCAGAACAAAGTTTCTTCGGAGGTTAA
- a CDS encoding efflux RND transporter periplasmic adaptor subunit produces the protein MDHDAQTNDSDEAPQKMMEDHQTITADQPRHSEPSPGPSRVAGEESGTTKATTKNNERRKRPRLDQWILFNVAIPILLLVAGVVVMKALGEASATPLPPPDTSPDAVLESLAAVTTETIVSLQSTGQQLELVIDGTVVPYQEAQISAEVAGRIVFKSNVCEAGQRVRAGDLLMRIDSTDYELEVERLTRQREQEYRALGEVDQEIINTQKSLEVARQEVRLQQQEVERQQRLSQFGSKSELDKARSSLLAATQQLLTYENQIETLRRRRSKLEASEQLAATQLKVAEVNLQRCTVNAPIDGVIVSEQADVNNFVNRGTALVIIENVTKSEVIANMRMDQLHWVIEQGNRDASTESPIADAYRGYDLPDTPAIIEYSVAGREGATQRWKGTLVSFDGVGIDPNTRTVPVRIVVDDPAHYVDADGREQTANRATTLLRGMFVSVRLQLQPTEDLVVIPARALRPGNRVWKFQPDPKVLQEAIEAAEKAAEEAAKTADGQSSSPEDKAQDTLVNDAEVAASEADAESESFDPANWIPGLVAYSQTVYPIESLRVAGEKTRDPNLAPSLQTAERYWVCEAKRSNLADGDQVVVSPLDSIPPAGLPARAEQTP, from the coding sequence ATGGACCATGATGCACAGACGAATGATTCCGACGAAGCCCCACAGAAGATGATGGAAGATCATCAGACAATCACCGCCGATCAGCCGCGGCATTCTGAACCGTCCCCCGGACCTTCACGCGTCGCCGGCGAAGAATCGGGGACTACGAAAGCGACAACGAAGAACAACGAACGCAGGAAACGCCCGCGACTTGACCAATGGATCTTGTTCAACGTTGCGATTCCAATTCTTCTCCTGGTCGCCGGAGTCGTCGTCATGAAGGCACTTGGCGAAGCCAGTGCGACGCCTCTTCCGCCACCGGACACCTCACCAGACGCGGTGCTGGAAAGCCTGGCCGCCGTGACGACCGAAACGATTGTGTCGCTCCAGTCTACCGGGCAACAACTCGAGCTGGTCATCGATGGCACCGTGGTTCCTTACCAAGAAGCACAGATCTCCGCCGAGGTCGCCGGACGAATCGTCTTCAAGAGCAACGTCTGCGAAGCGGGCCAACGCGTCCGCGCCGGCGACCTCCTCATGCGGATTGATTCAACCGACTATGAACTCGAAGTCGAACGGTTGACTCGTCAGCGTGAACAGGAATACCGGGCACTCGGTGAGGTCGACCAGGAAATCATCAACACACAAAAATCACTCGAGGTGGCTCGCCAAGAAGTACGCCTTCAGCAGCAAGAAGTCGAACGCCAACAGCGTCTTAGCCAGTTCGGAAGCAAAAGCGAACTGGACAAAGCACGAAGTTCGTTGCTCGCAGCCACCCAGCAATTACTCACTTATGAAAACCAAATCGAAACGCTCCGCCGTCGGCGTTCAAAGTTAGAAGCCAGTGAACAATTGGCCGCGACACAATTGAAGGTTGCCGAGGTCAATCTGCAACGTTGCACCGTCAACGCTCCGATCGACGGCGTGATCGTCAGCGAGCAAGCCGACGTGAATAACTTTGTCAATCGTGGGACGGCGCTGGTCATCATCGAAAACGTGACCAAGTCAGAAGTGATCGCTAATATGCGAATGGACCAACTTCATTGGGTTATTGAGCAGGGTAATCGAGACGCTTCGACGGAATCGCCCATCGCCGACGCCTATCGCGGGTATGACCTTCCAGACACCCCGGCGATCATCGAGTACAGCGTTGCCGGACGCGAAGGTGCCACGCAACGCTGGAAGGGAACGCTGGTTTCATTTGACGGCGTGGGCATCGACCCCAACACGCGGACGGTGCCCGTTCGAATCGTCGTTGACGACCCAGCTCACTATGTCGATGCCGATGGACGCGAACAAACCGCAAACCGCGCGACCACGCTGCTGCGTGGCATGTTTGTCAGCGTCCGATTGCAGCTCCAACCCACCGAAGACTTGGTGGTGATTCCCGCTCGCGCCCTCCGGCCTGGTAACCGCGTTTGGAAATTCCAACCCGATCCCAAGGTCCTTCAAGAGGCTATCGAGGCAGCTGAAAAAGCAGCCGAAGAGGCGGCGAAAACCGCCGACGGACAAAGCAGCTCCCCTGAAGACAAAGCTCAAGACACGCTCGTGAATGATGCCGAGGTCGCAGCTTCGGAGGCCGACGCCGAAAGCGAGTCGTTCGATCCGGCGAATTGGATCCCGGGACTGGTTGCCTATTCGCAAACCGTCTACCCCATCGAATCACTTCGCGTTGCGGGCGAAAAAACACGCGACCCCAACCTTGCGCCGTCACTGCAAACCGCCGAACGCTACTGGGTGTGTGAAGCCAAACGATCCAACCTGGCGGACGGAGACCAAGTGGTCGTGTCCCCATTGGATTCGATCCCTCCGGCCGGATTGCCAGCGAGGGCTGAACAAACGCCATGA
- the ykgO gene encoding type B 50S ribosomal protein L36: protein MKVVSSIGALKYRHPDCQVVKRRGRVYVICKSNPKFKVRQGGAKVKKTRR from the coding sequence ATGAAAGTTGTCAGCAGTATCGGAGCTCTCAAATACCGTCACCCTGACTGCCAAGTGGTGAAACGCCGCGGTCGCGTTTACGTGATCTGCAAGAGCAATCCCAAATTTAAGGTTCGCCAAGGCGGCGCGAAGGTCAAAAAGACTCGTCGCTAA